One window from the genome of Candidatus Obscuribacterales bacterium encodes:
- a CDS encoding carbonic anhydrase family protein: MMVVSILLPQGAIAWAQSEQPQWSYEGETRPEHWGDLNPAYALCAQGQNQSPIDITAWVEGDRTPLEFYYGPTPLAIRNDGHTLQVYDQVGQHIRIQGDDYRLIQFHFHAPSEHQRSGRSAPMEMHLVHRNAAGDLAVVSMLMEEGDANPLIQTIWEHSPQMGETSQETAVQINAADLLPIDRTYLSYMGSLTTPPCSESVRWYLLERTITVSAEQLLAFHQIYPHNARPVRPLNQRVVELHQG, translated from the coding sequence ATGATGGTCGTAAGCATTCTGCTGCCCCAAGGAGCGATCGCCTGGGCCCAGTCTGAACAACCTCAGTGGAGCTATGAAGGCGAAACCCGTCCTGAGCACTGGGGAGACCTCAACCCTGCCTATGCGCTCTGTGCCCAAGGACAAAACCAGTCTCCCATTGATATCACGGCTTGGGTAGAGGGCGATCGTACCCCCCTTGAGTTTTACTATGGCCCAACACCGTTAGCCATTCGCAATGATGGTCATACGCTCCAGGTCTATGATCAGGTCGGGCAACATATCCGTATCCAAGGCGACGATTATCGGCTCATTCAATTTCACTTCCATGCCCCCAGTGAACATCAACGATCTGGACGGTCTGCCCCCATGGAAATGCATTTGGTGCATCGCAATGCAGCGGGCGATCTAGCCGTAGTGAGCATGTTAATGGAGGAGGGCGATGCCAATCCCCTCATTCAAACCATTTGGGAGCATAGCCCGCAGATGGGGGAAACCTCCCAGGAAACAGCGGTACAGATCAATGCAGCAGATTTATTACCGATCGATCGCACCTATCTGAGCTATATGGGATCATTGACAACGCCCCCCTGTAGTGAATCCGTGCGGTGGTACCTTTTAGAACGAACCATAACGGTATCGGCAGAGCAACTCCTAGCGTTTCATCAGATCTACCCTCACAATGCTCGCCCCGTACGACCGCTCAATCAACGGGTGGTGGAGTTGCACCAGGGTTAA